In Halorussus limi, a genomic segment contains:
- a CDS encoding amino acid permease — protein MAEHTRTLGFRVAFALGLGTMIAAGIFSLSGTAVAVVGSSAVISFVLAAVIAGITAASYSEFASIYSENGGGYLFSSRTFDDDRLLFAVGASLFMGYCATTAFYLATMGEWFHQFIIPHGIPIPHGTVAITTAVLLGYLNAQGTEESGTFQVLVTAAKVAVLLVFIGGAFAFEGPTAAVGTFATEFKTNVGGIVSIAAVAFITFFGFSAIAASAGEIIEPRRVVPKAIGASILTVTVLYIFVIVAMVNSPIPAEVVARQGETAMGKVAAAFLGSFGKWLIVAGAVFSMVSASNASILAASGIGSLMGRQGQAPRRFNRIHPEYGTPFWSVTAVTATISLLVLVFMSLFPAEGGVGFLHLGLDALTGFANLNLLGPLAVVNVALIVSRRRFPDMNRPLEVPFSPWVPILGVVANLALITNLPPLGIAIGVAVEVVLVGAYLAWGGAPDVEELTKEAVARQQPVRTSGGEAMNRPGAPTGAEATDEASETGDASSASASAADADDRFRILVPVARINRAPVHVKLAATLANAAAENPILQVVNVTHIPDQTPYEMVQEDAEKRAERLVERLEDVDVDTEYTVEGHISRDIGFDINQTARNDDADLILMGYPEDHYEVTETVEYDAPCDVLFTQGFEAEDLDRLETITIGAGGGPHHDSMVALVGAFGEAGTAIHVVNVTPAGAGGTPEDAQRTLDAFAADLSIESHEVEADTVAEGLVDTAAENGGPLFIGASRTRLLKRWVLGSTPDRVIERANDLGVPVVVYAKPTGLRDRLSEALFPVSRYVRKVF, from the coding sequence ATGGCGGAGCACACTCGTACTTTGGGTTTCCGGGTCGCGTTCGCGCTGGGGTTGGGGACGATGATAGCCGCGGGCATCTTCTCGCTGTCCGGGACCGCGGTCGCGGTGGTGGGGAGCAGTGCGGTCATCTCGTTCGTCCTCGCGGCGGTCATCGCGGGCATCACCGCCGCGTCGTACTCCGAGTTCGCGTCCATCTACTCCGAGAACGGCGGGGGCTACCTCTTCTCGTCGCGGACGTTCGACGACGACCGGTTGCTGTTCGCGGTCGGCGCGTCGCTGTTCATGGGGTACTGCGCGACCACCGCGTTCTATCTGGCCACGATGGGCGAGTGGTTCCACCAGTTCATCATCCCGCACGGAATCCCGATTCCCCACGGGACCGTGGCCATCACGACCGCCGTCCTGCTGGGCTACCTCAACGCGCAGGGGACCGAGGAGAGCGGGACGTTTCAGGTCCTCGTGACCGCCGCGAAGGTCGCGGTCCTGCTCGTGTTCATCGGCGGCGCGTTCGCCTTCGAGGGGCCGACGGCGGCGGTCGGCACCTTCGCCACCGAGTTCAAGACGAACGTCGGCGGCATCGTCTCCATCGCGGCGGTGGCGTTCATCACCTTCTTCGGCTTCTCGGCCATCGCGGCCAGCGCGGGCGAGATAATCGAACCCCGCCGGGTCGTCCCGAAGGCTATCGGGGCGAGCATCCTCACCGTCACCGTCCTCTACATCTTCGTCATCGTGGCCATGGTCAACTCGCCGATTCCGGCGGAGGTCGTCGCCCGGCAGGGCGAGACCGCGATGGGGAAGGTCGCGGCCGCCTTCCTCGGGAGTTTCGGCAAGTGGCTCATCGTCGCCGGAGCCGTCTTCAGCATGGTGAGCGCGTCGAACGCCTCGATTCTGGCGGCCTCTGGCATCGGGTCGCTGATGGGCCGGCAGGGACAGGCGCCCCGGCGGTTCAACCGCATCCACCCCGAGTACGGCACGCCGTTCTGGAGCGTGACCGCGGTGACGGCCACCATCTCGCTGCTCGTCCTCGTGTTCATGTCGCTGTTCCCCGCGGAGGGCGGCGTCGGATTTCTCCACCTCGGACTCGACGCGCTGACCGGGTTCGCCAACCTCAACCTTCTCGGCCCGCTCGCGGTCGTCAACGTCGCGCTCATCGTCTCTCGACGGCGGTTCCCCGACATGAACCGGCCGCTGGAGGTCCCGTTCTCGCCGTGGGTCCCGATTCTGGGCGTCGTCGCCAACCTCGCGCTCATCACGAATCTGCCGCCGCTGGGCATCGCCATCGGCGTCGCCGTCGAAGTCGTCCTCGTCGGCGCGTACCTCGCGTGGGGCGGCGCGCCGGACGTGGAGGAACTCACCAAGGAGGCCGTGGCGCGCCAACAGCCGGTCCGAACGAGCGGCGGCGAGGCGATGAACCGGCCGGGGGCACCGACGGGGGCGGAAGCGACGGACGAGGCGAGCGAGACCGGCGATGCATCGTCAGCGAGCGCATCGGCCGCCGACGCCGACGACCGCTTCCGGATTCTCGTCCCGGTCGCTCGCATCAACCGCGCACCCGTCCACGTGAAACTCGCGGCGACGCTCGCCAACGCCGCCGCCGAGAACCCGATTCTGCAAGTCGTCAACGTCACCCACATCCCGGACCAGACGCCCTACGAGATGGTCCAAGAGGACGCCGAGAAGCGCGCCGAACGACTGGTCGAGCGCCTCGAAGACGTTGACGTGGACACCGAGTACACCGTCGAGGGCCACATCTCGCGGGACATCGGCTTCGACATCAACCAGACCGCGCGCAACGACGACGCCGACCTCATCCTGATGGGTTACCCCGAGGACCACTACGAGGTCACCGAGACGGTCGAGTACGACGCGCCCTGCGACGTACTGTTCACGCAGGGATTCGAGGCCGAGGACCTCGACCGACTGGAGACCATCACCATCGGCGCGGGCGGCGGCCCGCACCACGATTCGATGGTCGCGCTGGTCGGCGCGTTCGGCGAAGCGGGGACCGCGATTCACGTCGTCAACGTGACCCCCGCGGGCGCCGGAGGCACGCCCGAGGACGCCCAGCGCACCCTCGACGCGTTCGCCGCAGACCTGTCCATCGAGAGCCACGAGGTCGAAGCCGACACCGTGGCGGAGGGACTGGTCGACACGGCCGCCGAGAACGGCGGACCTCTCTTCATCGGCGCGTCGCGCACCCGCCTGCTCAAGCGGTGGGTCCTCGGTTCGACCCCGGACCGAGTCATCGAGCGCGCGAACGACCTCGGCGTTCCCGTGGTCGTCTACGCGAAACCGACGGGCCTCAGGGACCGCCTCAGCGAGGCGCTGTTCCCCGTGAGCCGGTACGTTCGAAAGGTGTTCTGA
- a CDS encoding TrmB family transcriptional regulator yields MASLRDLGLSEYEARAYRALLDAGPTTAKELSRASEVPMGRIYDVLSSLETHNLARSQSASRPKKYVAVEPETALNRLLDDKLAELEEQANQYEEIVDELTEELDAGEPVEEGFWTAAVGAEESTDLLVERLDAADEQIVMVAGDSSAQFDIGDVGELVSQHLEAALDRGVEISLLMTPDLVETLPPSVGQRYTETLSDHPKFEVRTAEGLQGTFNLIDDVEVCIEVANPLNPGEAFAMIDMKDPEFAAGVRETFAPRWEAAEPLSFGSS; encoded by the coding sequence ATGGCGAGTCTACGAGACCTCGGCCTCTCGGAGTACGAGGCGCGGGCCTACCGGGCGCTGTTGGACGCCGGACCGACCACCGCGAAAGAGTTGTCGCGCGCGAGCGAGGTACCGATGGGTCGCATCTACGACGTGCTGAGCAGTCTGGAGACCCACAACCTCGCGCGCTCTCAGAGCGCGAGTCGCCCCAAGAAGTACGTCGCGGTCGAACCTGAGACCGCGCTGAACCGACTGCTGGACGACAAACTCGCCGAACTCGAAGAGCAGGCCAACCAGTACGAGGAGATAGTCGACGAGTTGACCGAGGAACTCGACGCCGGCGAACCGGTCGAAGAAGGGTTCTGGACCGCCGCGGTCGGGGCCGAGGAGTCGACCGACCTGCTGGTCGAACGCCTCGACGCCGCCGACGAACAGATTGTGATGGTCGCAGGCGACTCGTCGGCCCAGTTCGACATCGGCGACGTGGGCGAACTCGTGTCTCAACACCTCGAAGCGGCGCTCGACCGGGGCGTCGAGATTTCGCTGCTCATGACGCCCGACCTCGTGGAGACGCTCCCGCCGAGCGTGGGCCAGCGGTACACCGAGACTCTCTCGGACCACCCGAAGTTCGAGGTCCGGACCGCGGAGGGGCTTCAGGGAACCTTCAACCTCATCGACGACGTGGAGGTCTGCATCGAGGTGGCCAACCCCCTGAATCCGGGCGAGGCGTTCGCCATGATAGACATGAAGGACCCCGAGTTCGCGGCGGGCGTCCGCGAGACGTTCGCTCCTCGATGGGAGGCCGCCGAACCGCTCTCGTTCGGAAGTTCTTGA
- a CDS encoding helix-turn-helix transcriptional regulator: protein MKNEIRDRRDAEGISQADLAAAVGVTRQTINAIERERYDPSIELAFKLADHFDCRIEDLFDPDLNGDGAE, encoded by the coding sequence ATGAAGAACGAGATTCGAGACCGTCGGGACGCCGAAGGCATCAGTCAGGCCGACCTCGCGGCGGCGGTCGGGGTGACGCGCCAGACGATAAACGCCATCGAGCGCGAGCGTTACGACCCCTCCATCGAACTCGCGTTCAAGTTGGCCGACCACTTCGACTGCCGCATCGAAGACCTGTTCGACCCGGATTTGAACGGTGACGGCGCGGAGTGA
- a CDS encoding DUF2178 domain-containing protein, which translates to MFGVFFGGVAVAFLLREVLGYPLVSEVVYWAAVLGFFAVLFGSSVTLFDERDRALEERASRWTLTILAPVLAITASVGRLLPRVSDYALPDAVWPALYGFIGVYVLFAVVYGVLRYRS; encoded by the coding sequence ATGTTTGGCGTCTTCTTCGGCGGCGTCGCCGTCGCGTTCCTGCTGAGGGAGGTACTGGGCTACCCGCTGGTCAGCGAAGTCGTCTACTGGGCCGCCGTCCTCGGGTTCTTCGCCGTCCTGTTCGGTTCCTCGGTGACGCTGTTCGACGAGCGCGACAGGGCGCTCGAAGAGCGGGCGAGCAGGTGGACGCTCACGATACTCGCACCCGTATTAGCGATTACCGCGTCGGTGGGCCGACTCCTCCCGCGGGTCAGCGACTACGCCCTCCCGGACGCGGTATGGCCCGCTCTCTACGGCTTCATCGGCGTCTACGTGCTGTTCGCGGTCGTCTACGGCGTCCTTCGCTATCGCTCATGA
- a CDS encoding thioredoxin domain-containing protein: MNESAEETKVEWREWGEAAFEEARETDTPVLLSLSATWCSWCHEMDREAYSNPMVAANVNDSFVPVRVDIDRQPRVRERYNMGGFPSTVFCTPDGDLLTGATYLGTDGMRQVVQRVRDLWSHKGEDAARVPRSLRDDPPAGELSPEIERLVAGQLGDKFDDQFGGWGDSEKFPLPRTVEFALKREREQALGTLQAVSQYLGDDYDGGFFRFAEGRDWTEVHHEKLLSTNAALVRAFANAYLYTGDDDYRDPAERAIEYLTTTLWNGDAFAGSQAPGDSPDAPESDSPSVGETEGEPEAVADTTDADSAETDDPDYYGLAPSDREAADAPAVDPTAFADWNAMAADALLTYHAYTDDERARNYAERALDYVLTELVEDGEIAHFDDGETDDESESGLLADHAHLLGALTTARQVTGDERYLAAAREVADYALDELRDEESTAFVDGPREGPGLLDRSMRPLDHNAEIADALTDLALLTGEDRYREAAEGAVSAFADAADRFGVQVASYATAAARLCRDPLVIEVADDAGSDLHRAAMRIADHEKVVIPGAEREGVDAGSATVVVDGERSDPVTTPEELSERVAELTE; the protein is encoded by the coding sequence ATGAACGAAAGCGCCGAGGAGACCAAAGTCGAGTGGCGCGAATGGGGCGAGGCCGCCTTCGAGGAGGCCCGAGAGACCGACACGCCGGTCCTGCTCTCGCTGTCGGCCACGTGGTGTTCGTGGTGTCACGAGATGGACCGCGAGGCGTACAGCAACCCGATGGTCGCCGCGAACGTCAACGACTCGTTCGTACCGGTTCGCGTGGACATCGACCGCCAGCCACGGGTTCGCGAGCGGTACAACATGGGCGGGTTCCCCTCGACCGTCTTCTGCACGCCCGACGGCGACCTGCTCACGGGCGCGACCTACCTCGGCACCGACGGGATGCGACAGGTGGTCCAGCGCGTCCGGGACCTCTGGAGTCACAAGGGCGAAGACGCCGCGCGCGTCCCCCGGAGTCTCCGGGATGACCCGCCCGCCGGGGAACTCTCGCCCGAAATCGAGCGCCTCGTCGCGGGCCAGTTGGGCGACAAGTTCGACGACCAGTTCGGCGGGTGGGGCGACAGCGAGAAGTTCCCGCTCCCCCGGACCGTCGAGTTCGCGCTCAAGCGCGAACGCGAGCAGGCGCTCGGGACGCTCCAAGCGGTCAGCCAGTACCTCGGCGACGACTACGACGGCGGCTTCTTCCGGTTCGCTGAGGGGCGCGACTGGACCGAGGTCCACCACGAGAAACTGCTCTCGACCAACGCCGCGCTGGTCCGGGCGTTCGCCAACGCGTACCTCTACACCGGCGACGACGACTACCGCGACCCCGCCGAGCGCGCTATCGAGTACCTGACCACGACCCTGTGGAACGGGGACGCTTTCGCCGGGAGTCAGGCCCCAGGCGACTCGCCGGACGCGCCCGAGAGCGACTCGCCGAGCGTCGGCGAGACAGAGGGCGAACCCGAAGCGGTCGCCGACACCACCGACGCGGACTCCGCGGAGACCGACGACCCCGACTACTACGGCCTCGCGCCGAGCGACCGCGAGGCGGCCGACGCGCCCGCGGTGGACCCGACCGCGTTCGCCGACTGGAACGCGATGGCGGCCGACGCGCTCCTGACCTACCACGCCTACACGGACGACGAGCGCGCCCGGAACTACGCCGAACGCGCCCTCGACTACGTCCTGACCGAACTGGTCGAGGACGGCGAAATCGCACACTTCGACGACGGCGAGACGGACGACGAGAGCGAGTCCGGCCTGCTCGCCGACCACGCCCACCTGCTGGGCGCGCTCACGACCGCCCGGCAGGTCACGGGCGACGAGCGGTACCTCGCTGCTGCCCGCGAGGTGGCCGACTACGCGCTGGACGAGTTGCGCGACGAGGAGTCCACCGCCTTCGTCGACGGTCCCCGCGAGGGGCCCGGCCTGCTCGACCGGTCGATGCGCCCGCTCGACCACAACGCCGAAATCGCGGACGCGCTGACCGACCTCGCGCTCCTCACCGGCGAGGACCGCTACCGGGAGGCCGCCGAGGGCGCCGTCTCGGCGTTCGCCGACGCGGCCGACCGCTTCGGCGTGCAGGTCGCGTCCTACGCCACCGCCGCGGCGCGACTCTGCCGGGACCCGCTCGTCATCGAAGTCGCCGACGACGCCGGGTCGGACCTCCACCGCGCCGCGATGCGAATCGCCGACCACGAGAAGGTCGTGATTCCCGGCGCGGAGCGCGAGGGGGTAGACGCCGGGAGCGCCACAGTCGTCGTGGACGGCGAGCGCTCGGACCCGGTGACGACGCCCGAGGAACTGAGCGAGCGCGTGGCCGAACTGACCGAGTAA
- a CDS encoding J domain-containing protein yields the protein MQQDRLLFGLAAVLAGIAALEFVLAFVYTPALLAVAVPFAASAYLVWYHASGRLRDRVETGRAGSYRRVESETGGFGAGPRDSFSGRRGFDGGVGARESRGRRARREATGRGARGGRRAQTVGNAGPTPAEAYRVLGLDADADADEVKRAYRQKVKSVHPDRESGDEDEFKRVKEAYEVLNDRN from the coding sequence GTGCAGCAAGACCGGCTCCTGTTCGGGTTGGCGGCGGTCCTCGCGGGCATCGCCGCGCTCGAATTTGTGCTGGCGTTCGTCTACACGCCCGCGCTGCTCGCCGTCGCCGTGCCGTTCGCGGCGTCCGCCTACCTCGTGTGGTACCACGCCAGCGGTCGGCTTCGGGACCGGGTCGAGACCGGTCGGGCCGGGAGCTATCGGCGCGTGGAGTCCGAGACCGGCGGGTTCGGTGCCGGGCCGCGCGACTCCTTCTCCGGCCGCCGCGGCTTCGACGGCGGGGTCGGCGCCCGGGAGTCCCGCGGACGACGCGCTCGCAGGGAGGCGACCGGGCGCGGCGCACGCGGCGGACGGCGCGCCCAGACGGTCGGCAACGCCGGACCCACCCCGGCGGAGGCCTATCGCGTTCTCGGCCTCGACGCGGACGCCGACGCCGACGAGGTCAAACGGGCCTACCGCCAGAAGGTCAAGTCGGTTCACCCGGACCGCGAGTCCGGTGACGAAGACGAGTTCAAGCGCGTGAAGGAGGCCTACGAAGTGCTGAACGACCGGAACTGA
- a CDS encoding BGTF surface domain-containing protein — translation MSANPPQYRVVALVAVLLAASVAPALGPSAVGTAAASSASFSPSVVHEERGDVAKITVKTNGGGIVNVGSPSNAFWLKIRVGGGTNTIELNTYAAGVAETPAEMRAAVSGGKVVDLGLSDLDKALAASTYTLNVTKDGNEVGVGALVLEKRGSYGVTTRIAPGAVAEKQFQSKDGIRKHFVPPRGTVAHDDWVLVRVNATGVKGALAAAPSNTGLMRVEFTQLNPPLNEDRNEFTLSAKDAITFENEEGFSLAVDTGDHGIEPGQRYRVDFVVPKESPLTGTHQNVSTEIAVVERRFELQRNGPGKTVVVEGKTTLRGTTTLTPGATINLSARDTDIPPFNMFETLTVSKKRTFSTTFDFSDIEPGRDFQIRLEDKQIPGQVAIAVTTTTTETPDTTTTVTTETTTAPPTTTTETTTTTETTAAGLTQVPVDGTPKPLTQRASKNGSDDGDGTDGGGGLVPVPGFGPVAGLVALLAGGAVAARRR, via the coding sequence ATGTCAGCGAACCCCCCGCAGTATCGCGTGGTCGCCCTCGTCGCGGTCCTGCTCGCCGCCAGCGTCGCCCCGGCCCTCGGACCGAGCGCGGTCGGTACGGCCGCCGCGTCGAGCGCCTCGTTCTCACCGAGCGTCGTCCACGAGGAGCGCGGCGACGTGGCGAAGATTACGGTCAAAACCAACGGGGGCGGAATCGTCAACGTCGGGTCGCCGTCGAACGCGTTCTGGCTGAAGATTCGGGTCGGCGGCGGAACCAACACCATCGAGTTGAACACGTACGCGGCCGGAGTGGCCGAGACGCCCGCAGAGATGCGGGCCGCCGTCTCGGGCGGGAAAGTGGTGGACCTCGGACTGTCTGATCTGGACAAGGCGCTCGCCGCCAGCACGTACACGCTGAACGTCACCAAGGACGGCAACGAGGTCGGCGTCGGTGCGCTGGTCCTCGAGAAGCGCGGGAGTTACGGCGTCACCACCCGCATCGCTCCGGGGGCAGTCGCCGAGAAGCAGTTCCAGTCGAAAGACGGCATTCGGAAGCACTTCGTCCCGCCGCGGGGAACCGTCGCCCACGACGACTGGGTGCTCGTCCGCGTCAACGCCACCGGCGTCAAGGGCGCACTCGCCGCGGCCCCCTCGAACACCGGACTCATGCGAGTCGAGTTCACGCAACTGAACCCGCCGCTAAACGAGGACAGAAACGAGTTCACCCTCTCGGCGAAAGACGCCATCACCTTCGAGAACGAGGAAGGGTTCTCCCTCGCGGTGGACACCGGCGACCACGGTATCGAACCGGGCCAGCGGTATCGGGTCGATTTCGTCGTCCCGAAAGAGAGTCCGCTCACCGGGACGCACCAGAACGTCTCGACCGAAATCGCGGTCGTCGAGCGGCGATTCGAACTGCAGCGCAACGGCCCGGGGAAAACGGTCGTGGTGGAGGGGAAGACGACGCTTCGCGGGACCACGACCCTGACGCCCGGCGCGACCATCAACCTCTCGGCGCGCGACACCGACATCCCGCCGTTCAACATGTTCGAGACGCTGACCGTCTCGAAGAAGCGGACGTTCTCGACGACGTTCGACTTCTCTGACATCGAACCCGGCCGGGACTTCCAGATTCGACTGGAGGACAAACAGATTCCCGGGCAGGTCGCCATCGCGGTGACGACGACTACCACGGAGACGCCGGACACCACGACCACCGTCACGACCGAGACGACCACCGCACCGCCGACCACTACGACCGAGACGACCACCACGACCGAGACGACCGCGGCGGGCCTGACGCAGGTCCCCGTCGACGGCACCCCGAAACCGCTGACTCAACGGGCGAGCAAGAACGGAAGCGACGACGGTGACGGGACCGACGGAGGCGGCGGTCTCGTCCCGGTCCCCGGATTCGGCCCGGTCGCCGGACTCGTCGCACTGTTGGCGGGCGGCGCGGTGGCCGCCCGTCGGAGGTAG
- a CDS encoding restriction endonuclease, whose translation MLQGMDQSEFGQFVAALWERQGWQTQVKNDDGRTFVAVQRPNGGEEGLLWAIPDGEIGGQQVQQFATLCQQYEVSESAIVTAGTISDHAEKVSQGSGVELLDGEGVARILKQKEWTDLAEEYGDGGSSADAASDDGGDSPLDQLRAVGDRAGSKLSGAFGGASVPVKPAILVVVVVALLAVGVLSGVSIPFLGGGGPVSAESVSPANSTTTLSVTWNARVTDTIDPDEGDGKVYPAPQGKQFVLVSMQFENTGQGTVNLTKKSFKFRTNGETYSHQPLAEHDGLMGLEMSPGNYYTGWMVFTVPEGSSGTLIYDQNATEGTVAVEFTRDSKLAVNVSQR comes from the coding sequence ATGTTGCAGGGAATGGACCAGTCGGAGTTCGGGCAGTTCGTTGCGGCCCTCTGGGAGCGCCAAGGCTGGCAGACGCAGGTCAAGAACGACGACGGCAGGACCTTCGTCGCGGTACAACGACCGAACGGCGGCGAGGAGGGCCTGCTGTGGGCCATCCCCGACGGCGAAATCGGCGGCCAGCAGGTACAGCAGTTCGCCACGCTCTGCCAGCAGTACGAGGTCTCGGAGTCGGCCATCGTCACCGCGGGAACCATCTCGGACCACGCCGAGAAGGTCTCGCAGGGGTCGGGCGTCGAACTCCTCGACGGCGAAGGCGTCGCCCGAATCCTCAAGCAGAAGGAGTGGACCGACCTCGCCGAGGAGTACGGCGACGGCGGTTCGAGCGCCGACGCCGCGAGCGACGACGGCGGCGACTCCCCGCTGGACCAGTTGCGAGCGGTCGGCGACCGAGCGGGGTCGAAACTCTCGGGCGCGTTCGGCGGCGCGTCGGTCCCGGTGAAACCCGCGATACTGGTCGTGGTCGTGGTCGCCCTATTGGCCGTGGGCGTCCTGTCGGGCGTCTCGATTCCGTTCCTCGGCGGCGGCGGACCGGTCTCCGCCGAGTCGGTCTCGCCTGCGAACAGTACGACGACGCTGAGCGTCACGTGGAACGCCCGCGTCACCGACACCATCGACCCCGACGAGGGCGACGGCAAGGTCTACCCCGCGCCGCAGGGCAAGCAGTTCGTCCTCGTCTCCATGCAGTTCGAGAACACCGGACAGGGCACGGTGAACCTGACGAAGAAGTCGTTTAAGTTCCGGACTAACGGGGAGACTTACAGCCACCAACCGCTCGCCGAGCACGACGGACTCATGGGCCTCGAGATGTCGCCCGGCAACTACTACACCGGTTGGATGGTGTTCACCGTGCCGGAGGGGTCCTCGGGGACGCTAATCTACGACCAGAACGCGACCGAGGGCACCGTCGCCGTCGAATTCACGCGCGATTCGAAGCTGGCGGTGAACGTCAGCCAGCGATAG
- a CDS encoding GTPBP1 family GTP-binding protein, with the protein MCPNRAALQRALDRGEQEGGSVEFKERLTRELHLADGRMESLAAQLRHRVLSGDGEATYVVGVTDDGGIAGIDHDDFSESMDVLSLLAEEAGAHIEDVQTWGITDGTVTTEGEAEGLVGVATIREGAMLDTDSEHIVVGTAGHVDHGKSTLVGSLVTGQSDDGEGGTRGFLDVQPHEVERGLSADLSYAVYGFDGEGPVRMDNPHRKTDRARVVEESDKLVSFVDTVGHEPWLRTTIRGLVGQKLDYGLLTVAADDGPTKTTREHLGVLLATELPTVVAITKTDAVTEERVAEVEREVERLLRDVDKTPLLVDRHGVDAAVEEISENVVPVLTTSAVTMDGLDDLDELFERLPKTTAQAGPFRMYIDRTYSVTGVGAVASGTIMSGEVEAGDELLLGPMADGAFREVEVRSIEMHYHRVDEAKAGRIVGIALKGVREEDIERGMVLLPADADPEPVREFEAEVVVLNHPTRIDDGYEPVVHLETVSEAATFHPEGGQLLPGDSGSTRIRFKFRPYLVEEGQRFVFREGQSKGVGTVTDVNPGEGDE; encoded by the coding sequence ATGTGCCCTAACCGGGCCGCGTTGCAACGGGCCCTCGACCGCGGCGAACAGGAGGGCGGCAGCGTCGAGTTCAAAGAGCGACTGACCAGAGAACTGCACCTCGCCGACGGCCGGATGGAGAGTCTGGCGGCCCAACTCCGCCACCGGGTCCTCTCGGGCGACGGCGAAGCGACGTACGTCGTGGGCGTGACCGACGACGGCGGCATCGCGGGAATCGACCACGACGACTTCTCGGAGTCGATGGACGTACTGAGCCTACTTGCCGAGGAGGCCGGTGCGCACATCGAGGACGTACAGACGTGGGGCATCACCGACGGCACCGTCACCACGGAGGGAGAGGCCGAGGGTCTCGTCGGCGTCGCCACGATTCGAGAGGGCGCGATGCTCGACACCGACAGCGAACACATCGTGGTCGGGACCGCCGGCCACGTCGACCACGGCAAGTCCACGCTGGTCGGGTCGCTCGTCACCGGACAATCCGACGACGGCGAGGGCGGTACGCGGGGCTTCCTCGACGTGCAACCCCACGAGGTCGAGCGGGGCCTCTCCGCGGACCTCTCGTACGCCGTCTACGGCTTCGACGGCGAGGGGCCGGTCCGGATGGACAACCCCCACCGCAAGACCGACCGGGCGCGAGTGGTCGAGGAGTCGGACAAACTCGTCTCGTTCGTGGACACCGTGGGCCACGAACCGTGGCTCCGGACCACGATTCGGGGGCTGGTGGGCCAGAAACTCGACTACGGCCTGCTGACCGTGGCCGCCGACGACGGCCCTACGAAGACGACCCGCGAGCATCTGGGCGTCCTGCTGGCGACCGAACTCCCGACCGTCGTCGCCATCACGAAGACCGACGCCGTGACCGAGGAGCGCGTCGCCGAAGTCGAACGCGAGGTCGAGCGCCTGCTCCGCGACGTGGACAAGACGCCCCTGCTGGTGGACCGCCACGGGGTCGACGCCGCGGTCGAGGAGATAAGCGAGAACGTCGTCCCGGTCCTGACGACCAGCGCGGTCACGATGGACGGTCTCGACGACCTCGACGAACTGTTCGAGCGACTCCCGAAGACGACCGCGCAGGCCGGGCCCTTCCGCATGTACATCGACCGGACGTACTCGGTGACGGGGGTCGGCGCGGTCGCCTCGGGCACCATCATGTCCGGCGAAGTCGAGGCCGGCGACGAACTCCTGCTCGGACCGATGGCCGACGGGGCGTTCCGCGAGGTCGAAGTCCGGTCCATCGAGATGCACTACCACCGGGTGGACGAGGCCAAGGCGGGCCGCATCGTCGGCATCGCGCTGAAGGGCGTCCGCGAGGAGGACATCGAGCGCGGGATGGTCCTGCTCCCGGCCGACGCCGACCCCGAACCGGTCAGGGAGTTCGAGGCGGAGGTGGTCGTCCTCAACCACCCGACCCGCATCGACGACGGCTACGAACCGGTCGTCCACCTCGAAACCGTGAGCGAGGCCGCGACGTTCCACCCGGAGGGCGGCCAACTCCTGCCGGGCGACTCGGGGTCGACCCGGATTCGGTTCAAGTTCCGGCCCTACCTCGTGGAGGAGGGCCAGCGGTTCGTCTTCCGCGAGGGTCAGAGCAAGGGCGTCGGCACCGTCACCGACGTGAACCCCGGCGAGGGCGACGAGTAG